Proteins encoded together in one Pseudoroseomonas cervicalis window:
- a CDS encoding ABC transporter substrate-binding protein — protein MQRRQFLAATGLLATTGWGALAPRPARAQTATLRIGLGGAFTTVDPHFYHAVPNHTVAMHMFERLINRAPDGRLIPGLATEWRLLSDTLWEFKLRPGVKFHDGGDFTADDVVFTFERARDVPNSPGGFGGFLRAVQRVEVIDPLTIRLHTPVPAPDLGPNLTYVGIVSRRVGEGATTADYNSGKAAIGTGPYKFASYTPGSRVDLARNELWWGERQGWESVSLRLITNPAGRTAALLSGDVDLIDTPSVTDLPRLREDSRVNVAAIPGIRLLYLTPDLSREGESPFVTDRSGKPLPKNPFRDLRVRQALSLALQRDALGERVMLGTGAATGQWMPPGAYSYAPNLAPPKPDPERARRLLAEAGFPEGFNLTLHTPNDRYPNDARLAQAIAQMWTRIGVQTTVEAMPWSTYAARGGRQEFSMGLWGWGSATFEGGYMLSQCMASYDKERSLGLYNYGRYSSPELDALIIRATSTVEDAAREALLIEATEKAMADVPLIPLLMLQNIWAVRKGVTLSPRSDERTLAMDAKAEG, from the coding sequence ATGCAACGCCGCCAGTTCCTGGCCGCCACCGGCCTGCTCGCCACCACCGGCTGGGGGGCGCTGGCGCCGCGCCCGGCCCGCGCTCAAACCGCGACGCTGCGCATCGGCCTGGGCGGCGCCTTCACCACGGTGGACCCGCATTTCTACCACGCGGTGCCGAACCACACCGTCGCCATGCACATGTTCGAGCGGCTGATCAACCGCGCCCCCGATGGGCGCCTGATCCCCGGCCTGGCGACGGAGTGGCGGCTGCTCTCCGACACGCTGTGGGAGTTCAAGCTGCGCCCCGGCGTGAAATTCCATGATGGCGGCGACTTCACCGCCGACGACGTGGTCTTCACCTTCGAGCGCGCCCGCGACGTGCCGAACAGCCCGGGCGGCTTCGGCGGCTTTCTCCGCGCCGTGCAGCGGGTCGAGGTGATCGACCCGCTGACCATCCGCCTGCACACGCCGGTGCCGGCGCCGGATCTCGGGCCGAACCTCACCTATGTCGGCATCGTCTCCCGCCGTGTGGGCGAGGGCGCGACCACCGCCGACTACAATTCCGGCAAGGCGGCGATCGGCACCGGCCCGTACAAATTCGCGTCCTACACGCCCGGCAGCCGCGTCGATCTGGCGCGCAACGAGCTGTGGTGGGGCGAGAGGCAGGGCTGGGAGAGTGTCTCCCTGCGCCTCATCACCAACCCGGCCGGCCGCACCGCCGCGCTGCTCTCGGGCGATGTCGATCTGATCGACACCCCCTCCGTCACCGACCTGCCGCGGCTGCGCGAGGATTCTCGCGTCAATGTCGCCGCCATCCCCGGCATCCGCCTGCTCTATCTGACGCCCGATCTGTCGCGCGAGGGCGAGAGCCCCTTCGTCACCGACAGGAGCGGCAAGCCGCTGCCCAAGAACCCGTTCCGTGATCTGCGGGTGCGCCAGGCGCTGTCGCTGGCGCTGCAGCGCGACGCGCTGGGCGAGCGGGTGATGCTCGGCACCGGCGCGGCGACCGGCCAGTGGATGCCGCCCGGCGCCTATTCCTACGCGCCGAACCTGGCGCCGCCGAAGCCCGACCCGGAGCGGGCCCGCCGCCTGCTGGCCGAGGCCGGCTTCCCGGAGGGCTTCAACCTCACGCTCCACACGCCGAATGACCGCTACCCCAATGATGCGCGGCTGGCCCAGGCCATCGCCCAGATGTGGACGCGCATCGGCGTGCAGACCACGGTCGAGGCGATGCCCTGGAGCACCTATGCCGCGCGCGGCGGCCGCCAGGAATTCTCCATGGGGCTGTGGGGCTGGGGCAGCGCCACTTTCGAGGGCGGCTACATGCTCAGCCAGTGCATGGCCAGCTATGACAAGGAGCGCAGCCTGGGCCTGTACAATTACGGCCGCTACAGCAGCCCCGAGCTGGATGCGCTGATCATCCGCGCCACCTCCACCGTCGAGGATGCGGCGCGCGAGGCGCTGCTGATCGAGGCGACGGAGAAGGCGATGGCGGATGTGCCGCTGATCCCGCTGCTGATGCTGCAGAACATCTGGGCGGTGCGGAAGGGTGTGACGCTCTCGCCGCGCTCGGATGAGCGGACGCTCGCCATGGACGCGAAGGCGGAGGGCTGA
- a CDS encoding LysR family transcriptional regulator: protein MHNLRSLEALRAFVEGGSVSQAAARLGRTQPQVGRLLAALEQELGFALFSRENRRLALTAEGFRFWQQAERVLAGHDGLARLASGIRQGKKDNHLRLLTAPQVASFVLGQALRAMAARVPDFSATIDTRIRLDAETVLEQEHFDMGVTVLPLAHAGLKVEPLCEVEAVAVMRRDHPLAARPVVTVTDLPGHDMVVTHPRSLLRQGLEQHCREAGVTPRARFEASNGVVVCQMAALGLGVALADPFVARSSPAPQMVIRAFAPAIPLPYGVFFPTWQPRSALVEDFAALVARSARHEAELLLRGLRRRQGAG from the coding sequence GTGCACAATCTGCGGTCACTCGAGGCGCTGCGCGCCTTTGTCGAGGGCGGCTCGGTCTCCCAGGCGGCGGCGCGGCTGGGGCGGACCCAGCCCCAGGTCGGGCGGCTGCTGGCGGCGCTGGAGCAGGAGCTGGGCTTCGCCCTGTTCAGCCGCGAGAATCGCCGCCTGGCGCTGACCGCCGAGGGCTTCCGCTTCTGGCAGCAGGCCGAGCGCGTGCTGGCCGGGCATGACGGGCTGGCGCGGCTGGCCAGCGGCATCCGCCAGGGCAAGAAGGACAACCATCTCCGCCTGTTGACCGCGCCGCAGGTGGCGAGCTTCGTGCTGGGCCAGGCGCTGCGCGCCATGGCCGCCCGGGTGCCGGATTTCTCCGCCACCATCGACACCCGCATCCGCCTGGATGCCGAGACGGTGCTGGAGCAGGAGCATTTCGACATGGGCGTCACCGTGCTGCCGCTGGCGCATGCCGGGCTGAAGGTGGAGCCGCTCTGCGAGGTGGAGGCGGTGGCGGTGATGCGGCGCGACCATCCGCTGGCGGCCCGGCCAGTGGTGACGGTGACGGACCTCCCCGGCCACGACATGGTGGTGACGCATCCGCGCTCCCTGCTGCGCCAGGGGCTGGAGCAGCATTGCCGCGAGGCCGGGGTGACGCCCCGGGCACGGTTCGAGGCCTCGAATGGCGTGGTGGTCTGCCAGATGGCGGCGCTCGGCCTCGGCGTCGCGCTGGCCGATCCCTTCGTTGCCCGCTCCTCCCCGGCGCCGCAGATGGTCATCCGCGCCTTCGCCCCCGCCATCCCGCTGCCCTATGGCGTGTTCTTCCCGACCTGGCAGCCGCGCTCGGCGCTGGTCGAGGATTTCGCCGCGCTGGTCGCCCGCAGCGCGCGGCATGAGGCGGAGCTCCTGCTGCGCGGGCTGCGCCGCCGCCAGGGCGCGGGCTGA
- a CDS encoding (2Fe-2S)-binding protein, whose protein sequence is MPAAAQTATPAAPPAAAAPPPGASLPLSLRVNGQAVSLPVDPRSSLLDLLRERLHLTGAKKGCDHGQCGACTVHVDGRRVASCLTLAAQVEGRAVLTIEGIAPEGRLHPMQQAFIDHDALQCGYCTPGQIMAAIACVREGQAGSDEQIREAMSGNLCRCGAYAGILAAIRDAAPKMREG, encoded by the coding sequence CTGCCCGCCGCGGCGCAGACCGCCACCCCCGCGGCGCCCCCCGCGGCCGCGGCGCCGCCCCCCGGCGCCAGCCTGCCGCTGTCGCTGCGGGTGAATGGCCAGGCGGTGTCGCTGCCGGTGGATCCGCGCAGTTCGCTGCTCGACCTGCTGCGCGAGCGGTTGCACCTGACCGGCGCCAAGAAGGGCTGCGACCATGGCCAGTGCGGCGCCTGCACCGTGCATGTCGATGGCAGGCGCGTCGCATCCTGCCTGACGCTGGCGGCGCAGGTGGAGGGGCGCGCGGTGCTGACCATCGAGGGCATCGCGCCCGAGGGCCGGCTGCACCCGATGCAGCAGGCCTTCATCGACCATGACGCGCTGCAATGCGGCTATTGCACGCCGGGCCAGATCATGGCCGCCATCGCCTGTGTCCGCGAAGGCCAGGCCGGCAGCGACGAGCAGATCCGCGAGGCGATGAGCGGCAATCTCTGCCGCTGCGGCGCCTATGCCGGCATCCTGGCGGCGATCCGCGACGCCGCCCCCAAGATGCGGGAGGGCTGA
- a CDS encoding xanthine dehydrogenase family protein subunit M, whose amino-acid sequence MRPFDYARAGAVEAVPAALAGGARILAGGTTIYDLMKLGIETPDALLDISGMPGLDGIEIGENEITFGALARMSDASHHPEILRRCPVLAEALAKAASQQLRNMASLGGNLLQRTRCPYFRNGAHYACNKRNPGSGCAAREGLDRGHALFGGSEACIAVYPGDWAVALVALDATLDLLGPEGPRSLAVAELHRLPGDTPQQEHTLRPGEMILRIRVPLGPHGAASTYHKIRDRESYAFALVSAAVALALEGGVVRQARIALGGVATRPWRVPQAEAVLAGRRLDRALALEAGRAAFAEARPGRHNQFKLALGAETVADALMIAAARSPAR is encoded by the coding sequence ATGCGCCCCTTCGATTACGCCCGCGCCGGCGCGGTGGAGGCGGTACCCGCCGCCCTCGCCGGCGGCGCCCGGATCCTGGCCGGCGGCACCACAATCTACGACCTGATGAAGCTCGGCATCGAGACGCCGGATGCGCTGCTCGACATCTCCGGCATGCCCGGGCTGGATGGCATCGAGATCGGCGAGAACGAGATCACCTTCGGCGCCCTGGCGCGGATGAGCGACGCGTCGCACCACCCCGAGATCCTGCGCCGCTGCCCGGTGCTGGCGGAGGCGCTGGCCAAGGCGGCGTCGCAGCAGCTGCGCAACATGGCGAGCCTGGGCGGCAATCTGCTGCAGCGGACGCGCTGCCCCTATTTCCGCAATGGCGCGCATTACGCCTGCAACAAGCGCAATCCCGGCAGCGGCTGCGCCGCGCGGGAGGGGCTGGATCGCGGCCATGCGCTGTTCGGCGGCAGCGAGGCCTGCATCGCCGTCTATCCCGGCGACTGGGCGGTGGCGCTGGTGGCGCTCGACGCCACGCTCGACCTGCTGGGCCCCGAGGGCCCGCGCAGCCTGGCGGTGGCCGAGCTGCACCGCCTGCCCGGCGACACGCCGCAGCAGGAGCATACGCTGCGGCCGGGCGAGATGATCCTGCGGATCCGCGTGCCGCTCGGGCCGCATGGCGCCGCCTCGACCTATCACAAGATCCGCGACCGCGAATCCTATGCCTTCGCCCTGGTCTCCGCCGCCGTGGCGCTGGCGCTGGAGGGCGGGGTGGTGCGCCAGGCGCGAATCGCGCTGGGCGGCGTCGCCACCCGCCCCTGGCGCGTGCCGCAGGCCGAGGCGGTGCTGGCCGGCCGCCGCCTGGACCGCGCGCTGGCCCTCGAGGCCGGCCGCGCCGCCTTCGCCGAGGCCCGGCCGGGCCGGCACAACCAGTTCAAGCTGGCGCTGGGCGCGGAGACCGTGGCCGACGCGCTGATGATCGCCGCCGCACGGAGCCCCGCCCGATGA
- a CDS encoding LysR family transcriptional regulator, whose translation MDRLDVMRLLTRIVETGSFSAAARDQGLPRSTATEAIQQLEARLGVRLLNRTTRHVSPTREGEAYYHRCLSILAEVEDAEGNLAASQPRGLLRIDVHGRMFRSLILPALPEFLARHPGLELRIGEGDRLVDLVREGVDCVVRAGVPAESGMILRRLGQLPEATGASPDYLARHGVPRTPDELEGHQMVGFVSSASGEVMALDFHQGGRLREVMLPSRITVTGSDTSLALARLGYGLVQAPRYGMEADFAAGTLVEVLPDFPPSSIPVSALYPQSRQLSPRVRVFVDWLVQIFRPFRD comes from the coding sequence ATGGACCGGCTGGATGTGATGCGGCTGCTGACCCGCATCGTCGAGACAGGCAGCTTCAGCGCGGCGGCCCGCGACCAGGGCCTGCCGCGCTCCACCGCGACCGAGGCGATCCAGCAGCTGGAGGCGCGGCTGGGCGTGCGGCTGCTGAACCGCACCACGCGCCATGTCTCGCCGACGCGGGAGGGCGAGGCCTATTACCATCGCTGCCTGTCGATCCTGGCCGAGGTCGAGGATGCCGAGGGCAATCTGGCCGCAAGCCAGCCGCGCGGCCTGCTGCGCATCGATGTGCATGGCCGCATGTTCCGCAGCCTGATCCTGCCCGCCCTGCCCGAGTTCCTGGCACGGCATCCGGGCCTCGAGCTGCGCATCGGCGAGGGCGACCGGCTGGTCGACCTGGTGCGGGAGGGGGTGGATTGCGTGGTCCGCGCCGGCGTGCCGGCGGAAAGCGGCATGATCCTCCGCCGCCTGGGCCAGCTGCCGGAGGCGACGGGCGCCAGCCCCGACTACCTGGCCCGCCACGGCGTGCCGCGCACGCCCGACGAGCTGGAGGGGCACCAGATGGTGGGGTTCGTCTCCTCGGCCAGCGGCGAGGTGATGGCGCTCGACTTCCACCAGGGCGGGCGGCTGCGCGAGGTGATGCTGCCCAGCCGCATCACCGTCACCGGCTCCGACACCAGCCTGGCGCTGGCGCGGCTGGGCTATGGGCTGGTGCAGGCGCCGCGCTACGGCATGGAGGCGGATTTCGCCGCCGGCACGCTGGTCGAGGTGCTGCCGGATTTCCCGCCCTCCTCGATCCCGGTCTCCGCCCTCTATCCGCAGAGCCGCCAGCTCTCGCCCCGGGTGCGGGTCTTCGTCGACTGGCTGGTGCAGATCTTCCGCCCCTTCCGCGACTGA
- a CDS encoding CocE/NonD family hydrolase: MSDSDHGSAAWHVTPSAYEAAREAAHALPAAPESRYLAMRDGCRIAIDVWRPEGAKGPVPAILILTPYYRRFAVAPGSAADAIPNAGKFVRHLVPRGYAVVVVDVRGTGASFGTRDSFRSPKEREDSREIADWIVAQPWSDGQIGATGISYPGAASDFLASTGHPAVKAIAPLFAVWDTYADNYYPGGILLKQLAKSYDDLMVAMDHDRRDLLRNYVYYANPDLRGPHPVDEDADGSLLAAALREHLGNFRQPDFMGEFRFREEPLPYDPSFSSASFSPYSVSEGIRPDVAVLAVSGWMDGAGYANGAISRYLTLRGNKVHLLLGPWDHGARCNVSPWRREQTSEFALLGALLRFFDHYLLGRDTGLEAEQPVHYFSLHAEEWRGAASWPPVETVQRLHLGEAMLDAVAGEAGHERINADFAWGSGSGTRYERIAGINSTTYYADWPQREAQLAGWSSAPLAQDMELTGHGLADLWLSADTPDAALFVYLSEVEADGTVRYVTEGLLRALHRKESPAPPQYRTSWPFRSFRREDAAPLVPGQVERIRVPLLPVSWVFRAGSRIRLSIAGMDADHCVQVPHGRPPELRLLRGGDRGSALELPLRPAR; the protein is encoded by the coding sequence ATGTCCGACAGTGATCACGGCAGTGCCGCCTGGCACGTCACCCCTTCGGCCTATGAAGCCGCGCGCGAGGCTGCCCATGCCCTGCCGGCCGCGCCCGAATCCCGCTACCTGGCGATGCGCGATGGCTGCCGCATCGCCATCGATGTCTGGCGGCCCGAGGGCGCCAAGGGCCCGGTGCCCGCCATCCTGATCCTCACCCCCTATTACCGCCGCTTCGCGGTGGCGCCGGGCAGCGCGGCGGACGCCATCCCCAATGCCGGCAAGTTCGTGCGCCATCTGGTGCCGCGCGGCTATGCGGTGGTGGTGGTGGATGTGCGCGGCACCGGTGCCTCTTTCGGCACGCGCGACAGTTTCCGCTCGCCGAAGGAGCGCGAGGACAGCCGCGAGATCGCCGATTGGATCGTCGCGCAGCCCTGGTCGGACGGGCAGATCGGCGCCACCGGCATCTCCTATCCGGGTGCTGCCTCCGACTTCCTGGCCAGCACCGGCCACCCCGCGGTGAAGGCCATCGCGCCGCTGTTTGCCGTCTGGGACACCTATGCCGACAACTACTATCCCGGCGGCATCCTGCTGAAGCAGCTGGCCAAGAGCTATGACGATTTGATGGTCGCCATGGACCATGACCGGCGCGACCTGCTGCGCAACTATGTCTACTACGCCAACCCCGATCTGCGCGGCCCGCATCCGGTGGACGAGGATGCGGATGGCAGCCTGCTCGCCGCCGCGCTGCGCGAGCATCTGGGCAATTTCCGCCAGCCGGATTTCATGGGCGAGTTCCGCTTCCGCGAGGAGCCGCTGCCTTATGATCCCTCCTTCAGCTCCGCCTCCTTCAGCCCCTATTCGGTGAGCGAGGGCATCCGCCCGGATGTCGCGGTGCTGGCGGTCTCCGGCTGGATGGATGGCGCGGGCTACGCCAATGGCGCCATTTCCCGCTATCTGACGCTGCGCGGGAACAAGGTGCATCTGCTGCTCGGCCCCTGGGATCATGGGGCGCGCTGCAATGTCTCCCCCTGGCGGCGGGAGCAGACATCCGAATTCGCGCTGCTCGGCGCGCTGCTGCGCTTCTTCGACCATTACCTGCTGGGCCGCGACACCGGGCTCGAAGCCGAGCAGCCGGTGCATTATTTCAGCCTGCACGCGGAGGAATGGCGCGGCGCCGCATCCTGGCCGCCGGTCGAGACCGTGCAGCGCCTGCATCTGGGCGAGGCCATGCTGGACGCGGTGGCGGGCGAGGCGGGGCACGAAAGGATCAACGCCGATTTCGCCTGGGGCAGCGGCAGCGGCACGCGCTATGAGCGCATCGCCGGCATCAACAGCACCACCTACTACGCCGATTGGCCGCAGCGGGAGGCGCAGCTGGCCGGCTGGTCCTCGGCCCCGCTGGCGCAGGATATGGAGCTGACCGGGCATGGCCTGGCCGATCTCTGGCTCAGCGCCGACACGCCGGATGCCGCGCTCTTCGTCTATCTCTCCGAGGTCGAGGCGGATGGCACGGTGCGCTACGTCACCGAAGGCCTGCTGCGCGCGCTGCACCGCAAGGAAAGCCCGGCGCCCCCGCAGTACCGCACCAGCTGGCCCTTCCGCTCCTTCCGGCGGGAGGATGCGGCGCCGCTGGTGCCGGGCCAGGTGGAGCGCATCCGCGTGCCCCTGCTGCCGGTCTCCTGGGTGTTCCGCGCCGGTTCGCGCATCCGCCTCTCCATCGCCGGCATGGATGCCGACCATTGCGTGCAGGTGCCGCATGGCCGCCCGCCGGAACTGCGCCTGCTGCGCGGTGGCGACCGGGGCTCGGCCCTGGAACTGCCGCTGCGGCCGGCGCGCTGA
- a CDS encoding MipA/OmpV family protein, which translates to MSFSLRAILAARWAPPLLAAPLLAQPALAQPALTQPVQGPLAIAPAARPAPAPDPVTGWTGFLGIGPAFAPEYAGAETSQFAPFVMGELSHGPYFLQLRGLGLRANLLPSRRLVAGPVLRLAPGRDDDVDNDRVARLDEIDPVLEAGGFVALRLGGDARGQGQVELSLTATGSSNGAQVSAGLSYAALRGARYFVNLDTELSYADGDYTRTHFGVTRAEALRSGLPEYRPAAGLRDAGLGLTAGYQLTDHWGLTGRLSYSYLLGDAADSPIVRLEGNRNQLRGGLAVTYRF; encoded by the coding sequence GTGTCGTTCAGCCTCCGCGCCATCCTCGCCGCCCGATGGGCACCCCCGCTGCTGGCGGCCCCGCTGCTGGCCCAACCCGCTTTGGCCCAGCCCGCCTTGACCCAGCCGGTCCAGGGCCCGCTCGCCATCGCCCCCGCCGCCCGCCCGGCGCCGGCCCCCGACCCGGTCACCGGCTGGACCGGCTTCCTCGGGATCGGCCCCGCCTTCGCGCCGGAATATGCCGGGGCGGAGACCAGCCAGTTTGCCCCCTTCGTCATGGGCGAGCTGTCGCATGGCCCGTATTTCCTGCAGCTGCGCGGCCTCGGCCTGCGCGCCAATCTGCTGCCCTCGCGCCGGCTGGTGGCCGGGCCGGTGCTGCGCCTGGCGCCCGGGCGCGACGATGATGTCGACAATGACCGCGTGGCGCGGCTGGACGAGATCGACCCGGTGCTGGAGGCGGGCGGCTTCGTCGCGCTGCGGCTCGGCGGCGATGCGCGCGGCCAGGGGCAGGTGGAGCTGTCGCTGACCGCCACCGGATCGTCCAATGGCGCCCAGGTCTCGGCCGGCCTGTCCTACGCCGCGCTGCGCGGGGCGCGCTATTTCGTCAATCTCGACACCGAGCTGAGCTATGCCGATGGCGACTACACCCGCACCCATTTCGGCGTGACGCGGGCCGAGGCGCTGCGCTCCGGCCTGCCGGAATACCGCCCCGCGGCGGGGCTGCGCGATGCCGGGCTGGGGCTGACCGCCGGCTACCAGCTGACCGACCATTGGGGGCTGACCGGCCGGCTCTCCTATTCCTACCTGCTGGGCGACGCGGCCGACAGCCCGATCGTCCGGCTGGAGGGCAACCGCAACCAGCTGCGCGGCGGCCTCGCCGTCACCTACCGGTTCTGA
- a CDS encoding xanthine dehydrogenase family protein molybdopterin-binding subunit, translating to MSDTPSFPDRPRLEAADKVRGATRFAADLPLPRLAHAMTVPSPIVRGRLLGLDDAAARALPGVLAVLSWRDFAGVTSAGYLMGGGRGFQSHQPMLSDRLVHHGEPVALVVAETPEIAAEAARLVQPRCEAEPFAALPDAPGAEATPPRQSYDVGDAPAALAAAAHVVEAEYSHPAQFQNPMELIATLADWRDGVLTLHEGSQNAGAVKFGVAAALGLDPAQVRVESAYLGGGFGQKNSLQAQTVLVARAAMALGRPVKLVMPRAQLFHTASFRPASRHRIRLGADAQGRMTAALYEADMQNSRADTLPALFSEITSRLYDIPNYRSAERLVRTDVQSPGYMRAPFEQPASFAFESAVDELAHALGRDPLEFRLAHDAARDPVTGRPFSSRFLAECLRQGAERFGWARRDPRPGAMRDAAGQRVGWGVACGAYKAAISPAIARLRVRADGSTHLAVSGHEMGQGMRTAILAMLVAYLDIDPERVEIRIGETEAAPQHLTAGSWGSASSLPAVRRAALALRDRMEELRQGRTLRGNLHQRLARLRRPQIEVEARAQAPGQPDAVFGRLTSGLPAAAGPEYPDFVSFSHAAHFVEVRVEPTTRRIRVPRVVSVIDCGRVVSPRTAESQVRGAVVWGIGAALREAAEIDPRYGGVLNNDLAEYVVPVAADIGAIEVGFVDRPDPRLNGAGVKGLGEVAMVGVAAAIGNAVFHATGRRVRELPIRVEHLL from the coding sequence ATGAGCGACACCCCGTCCTTCCCCGACCGCCCGCGCCTGGAGGCCGCCGACAAGGTGCGCGGCGCCACCCGCTTCGCCGCCGATCTGCCGCTGCCACGCCTGGCGCATGCGATGACCGTGCCCTCCCCCATCGTGCGCGGCCGGCTGCTCGGCCTCGACGACGCGGCGGCGCGCGCCCTGCCCGGCGTGCTGGCGGTGCTGAGCTGGCGCGATTTCGCCGGCGTCACCTCCGCCGGCTACCTGATGGGCGGCGGGCGCGGCTTCCAGAGCCACCAGCCCATGCTGTCCGACCGGCTGGTGCATCATGGCGAGCCGGTGGCGCTGGTGGTGGCCGAGACGCCGGAAATCGCCGCCGAGGCCGCCCGGCTGGTGCAGCCGCGCTGCGAGGCCGAGCCCTTCGCCGCCCTGCCGGACGCCCCCGGCGCCGAGGCGACGCCGCCGCGGCAGAGCTACGATGTGGGCGACGCGCCCGCGGCGCTGGCCGCCGCCGCCCATGTGGTGGAGGCCGAGTACAGCCATCCGGCGCAGTTCCAGAACCCGATGGAGCTGATCGCCACCCTCGCCGATTGGCGCGACGGCGTGCTGACCCTGCATGAGGGCTCGCAGAATGCCGGCGCGGTGAAGTTCGGTGTCGCCGCCGCGCTCGGCCTCGACCCGGCGCAGGTGCGGGTGGAGAGCGCCTATCTCGGCGGCGGCTTCGGCCAGAAGAACTCGCTGCAGGCGCAGACCGTGCTGGTGGCGCGCGCCGCCATGGCGCTGGGCCGGCCGGTGAAGCTGGTGATGCCGCGCGCCCAGCTCTTCCACACGGCGAGCTTCCGCCCCGCCAGCCGCCACCGCATCCGCCTCGGCGCCGATGCGCAAGGGCGCATGACGGCCGCGCTCTACGAGGCCGACATGCAGAACAGCCGCGCCGACACGCTGCCGGCGCTGTTCAGCGAGATCACCTCGCGGCTCTACGACATCCCGAACTACCGCAGCGCCGAGCGGCTGGTGCGCACCGATGTGCAATCGCCCGGCTATATGCGCGCGCCCTTCGAGCAACCGGCCTCCTTCGCCTTCGAGAGCGCGGTGGACGAGCTGGCGCATGCGCTGGGCCGCGACCCGCTGGAATTCCGCCTGGCGCATGACGCGGCGCGGGACCCGGTGACGGGGCGGCCCTTCTCCTCCCGCTTCCTGGCCGAATGCCTGCGCCAGGGGGCGGAGCGCTTCGGCTGGGCGCGCCGCGACCCGAGGCCCGGCGCGATGCGCGACGCGGCCGGGCAGCGGGTCGGCTGGGGCGTCGCCTGCGGCGCCTACAAGGCCGCCATCTCGCCGGCCATCGCCCGGCTGCGGGTGCGCGCCGATGGCAGCACGCATCTCGCCGTCAGCGGGCATGAGATGGGCCAGGGGATGCGCACCGCCATCCTGGCCATGCTGGTCGCCTATCTCGACATCGATCCGGAGCGGGTGGAGATCCGCATCGGCGAGACCGAGGCGGCGCCGCAGCACCTGACCGCCGGCTCCTGGGGCAGCGCCAGCAGCCTGCCCGCGGTGCGCCGCGCCGCGCTGGCGCTGCGCGACCGGATGGAGGAGCTGCGCCAGGGCCGCACCCTGCGCGGCAATCTGCACCAGCGCCTGGCCCGGCTGCGCCGGCCGCAGATCGAGGTGGAGGCGCGCGCCCAGGCGCCGGGCCAGCCGGATGCGGTGTTCGGCCGGCTGACCAGCGGGCTGCCCGCCGCGGCCGGGCCGGAATATCCGGACTTCGTCAGCTTCAGCCACGCCGCGCATTTCGTCGAGGTGCGGGTGGAGCCGACGACGCGGCGCATCCGCGTGCCGCGTGTCGTCAGCGTCATCGATTGCGGCCGCGTGGTCAGCCCGCGCACGGCGGAAAGCCAGGTGCGCGGCGCCGTGGTCTGGGGCATCGGCGCGGCGCTGCGCGAGGCGGCGGAGATCGACCCGCGCTATGGCGGCGTGCTGAACAACGATCTGGCCGAATATGTCGTGCCGGTGGCCGCCGATATCGGCGCCATCGAGGTCGGCTTCGTCGACCGCCCCGATCCGCGGCTGAACGGCGCCGGCGTGAAGGGCCTGGGCGAGGTGGCGATGGTCGGCGTCGCCGCCGCCATCGGCAATGCGGTGTTCCACGCCACCGGGCGCAGGGTGCGGGAATTGCCGATCCGGGTGGAGCACCTGCTGTAG
- a CDS encoding aldo/keto reductase produces MPATALPRRALGQTGLVVGACGLSLGAVPDRRQALRLLRQAREGGVTLFEAGTPEAEALLGEALRGEALHGEAAPPVLAARLPPPGPRAAGLRGAVEGALRRLRTDCLDLAQLPLPAPGEATEAALALLTTLIWEGKLRAFGVLEPQPSLLVEAHWRAEGRGLARPGSARALYAPLARGAERDLLPSCRRHGMGVLARGPARPMDAPQQAGLQRLAAAAGLTPAQLALAFTLAHPAVTAALVAPAGAAALEQALHAARLVPEPELLDGLDQLLPPGSDALPPEAPPAPTRRRPGEGRAAA; encoded by the coding sequence GTGCCGGCGACCGCGCTGCCGCGCCGCGCCCTGGGCCAGACCGGGCTGGTGGTCGGCGCCTGCGGCCTCAGCCTCGGCGCCGTGCCGGATCGCCGCCAGGCGCTGCGCCTGCTGCGGCAGGCGCGGGAGGGCGGCGTCACCCTGTTCGAGGCCGGCACGCCCGAGGCCGAGGCGCTGCTGGGCGAGGCGCTGCGGGGCGAGGCGCTGCACGGCGAGGCCGCGCCGCCGGTGCTGGCGGCGCGCCTGCCGCCGCCAGGGCCGCGCGCCGCCGGGTTGCGCGGCGCGGTCGAGGGCGCGCTGCGCCGGCTGCGCACCGATTGCCTGGACCTCGCCCAGCTGCCGCTGCCGGCGCCGGGCGAGGCCACCGAGGCGGCGCTGGCGCTGCTCACCACCCTGATATGGGAGGGCAAGCTGCGCGCCTTCGGTGTGCTGGAGCCGCAGCCTTCCCTCCTCGTCGAGGCGCATTGGCGGGCCGAGGGGCGTGGCCTGGCCCGGCCGGGCAGCGCCCGCGCCCTCTACGCCCCGCTCGCCCGCGGCGCCGAGCGCGACCTGCTGCCGAGCTGCCGGCGCCACGGAATGGGCGTGCTGGCGCGCGGCCCGGCCCGCCCCATGGACGCGCCGCAGCAGGCCGGGCTGCAGCGCCTGGCGGCGGCGGCGGGGCTGACGCCGGCGCAGCTCGCCCTGGCCTTCACCCTCGCGCATCCGGCGGTGACGGCGGCGCTGGTCGCGCCAGCCGGCGCGGCGGCCCTGGAGCAGGCGCTGCACGCCGCGCGGCTGGTGCCGGAGCCGGAGCTGCTGGACGGCCTCGACCAGCTGCTGCCGCCGGGCAGCGACGCGCTGCCGCCGGAGGCGCCGCCCGCCCCGACGCGCCGCCGCCCCGGCGAGGGGCGCGCGGCGGCCTGA